In Diabrotica undecimpunctata isolate CICGRU chromosome 9, icDiaUnde3, whole genome shotgun sequence, the DNA window TTATCGAAGTACTTTTAAAACATCTTGCATAACAGTTAGCAAAAAGAAGATGACGTGATTTCTCTTACTTGGGATGccctatataaaatgaatttaaacaggaACTCAATATTTTGAGATATCACAGACTACTAAAAACATTTCATAAGCCGTCTAAAATGATGTATCACAGAATTCCCCTCTATTAATTACGtttttggttaaaaaaataaaaacttacttttttttaaacattatttagaaCAAATCCTAAAAACCGGATAATATGATCATCCCAAATTGCAAATCAGCTTCTTTCGATAAGAAaatcgcctataataatttttaataaactcttgACACAGTCTTTTTGTAAATATGAATTAAAGTCATGAATAACTATTTTACTTGGACACCCTGTACCTCTGTTAAtattaacttatataaataagCACAATTCATCTAGATTTTTAAGCCAAAGTGCTCAAAATGACAATTTAGTTTAATACCTTTGGTATAACTAACCTTTCCCTAAATACATATCAACCATCAGTTTACAACGTCCtttataattattcatttttaaacacaCCTTCCTGAACCAAAACAAACGACTGTTGCaactaaataataatatcttataccATCTATTGAAAAGAAATCTCTCTGGCCTTGGCTAAAAATAGAATTGCCCAATTCTCTAAACAAAATAATGACAAAGCAATGTTGCCACATAGTATGGATCAGGATGGTACTAATTgtaataatgtatataaaaatcatGTATATTCAAGAAATTGTTTCCAGCGCCAAAGTGGCAAATGGCTGAACTAAAAAATGCAATCCTGAACCACAATACAAACAGGTTTCTCTTGGATTCCGAATGACATATTGAATTGAAAGTTAGGCAGTTTTGTCCGCTGATGGCaccactaattaaaaaaaaatgatttaatgtGTAAATTTTAAATCATATGTCAGTTATATAAGGAAACCAATCCTGAACCAATATACAGGTTCAGGATGGTAAACGGGGTTCAGGTTTGTGCTTAAGTTTTACTATCGAAGGCTCAGGATTGtactaaaaacaaatatatatatatatatatatatatatatatatatatatatatatatatatatatatatatatatatatatatatatatatatatatatatatatatatatatatatatatatatatatatatatatatatatatatatatatatatatatatatatatatatatatatatatatatatatatatataaatatatacatatatatatatatatatatatatatatatatatatatatatatatatataaatatatacatatatatatatatatatatatatatatatatatatatatatatatatatatatatatatatatatatatatatatatatatatatatatatatatatatatatatatatatatatatatatatatatatatatatatatatatatatatatatatatatatatatatatatatatatatatatatatatatatatatatatatatatatatatatatatatatatatatatatatatatagatgttaTAAACCACTTTTTCACTTACATGAAAATTCTCTTCagattacaataatttatacacCTATTTTGGCAGATGACTAAAAGCAACTGCTTGTACCTGCTAAATGGGACAACAAGGAATGTTCAAATGACTATTAATGTGCATCTGTAAGctcatttaaaaacaaacaataccATTTAAGCTATTTATGTATTAACAATTCTGGATTTAACTAGAACAAAAGTAAACACTGTCTACAGACAGTTATATAATGGTTAGAGAGTTAAGGTTCAGTGTTCGATAGTCTGAGGACTTTTTCAGGGAtagttataaatgctgacttcaacCACTTTTGCAGTATTATTTCCCTGTCATATACTGTTTTGTACTCTGTCAACACTCCAAGTTATCTTATTTATTTGACATAAACCCCCATTACAGTATATACAtaagtccatggttctttacccttGTGTCATCATTTAAGCACACGAAATAAGTTGGAAATTTACTCCATGCAATAGCAAGTGACAGAAAATGGCTACTGCTCCAAtcacggattatattataaaattacagTCACATTTGAAgtagtttaataaattattttaatatcattagtgatttataaataaataaacaatctataaaaaaatataattaaatatacagTAATATTTAATCAATACAGTTATATATAATTATACAGTTAATGTAATAAGTAACAGTAAAATTCTTTAAAGAATGAAGCATTATTTAGCTCAAATAATATTGTTGTAAGATTTTAAACATATGTTTTTCGTTTCtcatattttattttcatcaccTTAAGAATTGTGACTGTTATCTCCAATGTTAATGATTACAGTATCAATATTAATGTTACACATACTTTTTTCTCTAATAAATTTGTGGTAAAGTTTCTCACAAAATGATGTCTCCTTTTTATTTCGTCTTAAGTCAACCATTTGAAAAGTGTCACTGTTGAATGAAGTTTTATATTGAAGATATCCAAAATTTTGGTAACTATTAAGATCACTGGTTTTGAAATTTGAAATGACTCTGTCAGTATTTATTTTCTGATTAATAAATGGACCTGTTGAAGAATATGAACAttcaacatttttaaaatcaGTTAGTTCCATGTTCGCAACTTCGTATTTACTAGAACACTGACAAATAAATTGTTGCCAGTCCCAGGGTGTTAATATAGTTAGTCTGGgtagttttttctgttttctttcaatactttatttttaataatttacaatCTCTTATTTGTAGTTTCGGATATCTTTGTATGAGGTAAAGTGCACACATAACTACACATAGGTTTTTGGTGTAGCCCCAACAGTTATATGCCCATATGGTGACACATTCAATGTCAGATGAAGGAGTATTTAGATCAGCTCACTTTAAAATTGCTGAAGCAATTTCATTTCCTCCTCTGTTTCGCTTTGGTTTCATCCCACATTACACAATAAGCAGCACTGTTGTATCCATCATATAAAGTGTAATTCAAAGTCCATAATTTTCGCTTATGGAAGTCACTTTTGTAGATCACCAGTCAGTACTTTGTGCTTGATATTTGCTTTTGCTTCGATCATATTAACAGATTTAAATTTATATCTGCATTCTGCCTCTATTAAGTGCATGTCTTTCTTATTTTCAATCAGTTGTTTGTCAGAATCATTATCAGTTGATTTTATTTTAGCTGCAAATATATCGCAGTCGTCGCAAGTGTCTACTTCTGGAGTGTTAAATTGAATTGCTTATTAAATATATCGCAATACAGCCAGGGCTTTGTTATGAGTTCAGTAGAATCATTATTCTCTGATTTTTCCTGTTTGTATAATTTATACATTTCTTCAATGTTTAAATCAGGCCCCAAATAATTCTTTTTGGACTTTTCCCGATTGTAGTGACACTCTTATTTCGGAAAAGATGAAATATGTGATACCACAGAATCAACAATTGTTTATGTTGTCTTATTACTTGGCTCATGAGGGCCTCTAAGATTTCGTTGAACCATGCCTCTATCCTGCCGCTTTGATAAAGCAGTCTTCACTACTTGTTGTGAAATACTTAATGTATTTAAGAACTTTTGTTTTACATACTACAGTTCTAATATTCTTAATTACAAAAGAGTAAACTAAACTATTTGTTCTTAGTTTAGATTCATCTCCTGAGTGCAACCTATGTCCTTCTGTAGGTTTCGTTTGGACACAAGATACTATAAATTATACACAAGCAGACattaagtaaaataattattaataaaaatgatttgttaataaaatttagAAAGGCAGTAAACATTGCATTTATaaactgcgttaggctttcacggccatcgtctaacttgttgaactgtttgttcgggctgtcaggccgttgtcttctgagattagttctcgacgtttcgccaacactaggggttcgCATCTTCTGTAGATGTTACTGCTTAGCTTGTAACCTGAAAATGacgccgcgttgtactacggagtcAATACTTAtatttcccactcgcctcccctccactggttttggcttgagggggcgtgtcgtcgtttAGAAACTCGTACAAAAAAATAAAGACGGTGACTTATTTTCACTCATCATTTAATTTTGGTCAAAATACTGCACCAGGTGCAGTTTATAATATGAGGTTTACAAGACCTAAACACCGACTGTAACAGCTTGAAAATCTTCTAACTGCCCTTTGTATCAACCGTGACATTGAGTAAAGTTAGCCAACTGTAGTGTCAACGACAGTACGCATGTTACTTTTAGGTAATTAATTTGTTGCGTATCAGATAACCGAAATAAAGTCATAAAATATATACATTCCATCAAATTACATCAATCAGTGTCGTATTCGCATAGACATAAATATTTAGTATGTATACCCTTAGAATAATGGACtatattgtaaatattgtaaaattcttaaaaaatgaATTTACATGGTTAATAAAGAATACAGTTGTCACCTTTATAGAACAATAGTCACTTAGACGTTAGTAgcaaatatggactaaaaattaaCATTTCTAAAACTAGTCATGATAATCAGTAAAGAAATAATTGAGAGGGTACAGTTTACCATCAACCAAAAAGTAGTAGAACGTGTGCCAAAATACACGTAGCTTGGCACTACATTATGAGCAGTGGGATCACTCCCAGGAAATAAAAGCTCGAATAGAAAAGGCAAGGGCAGCGTTCATCCAAATGTCAAAGCTGTTCAAATCACACAATTTGAATTTAGAACTGAAACTCAGACTCCTCCGATGTTATATATTCTCCATCTTATTATATGGAGTAGAGTCTTGGGCTGTAACAGAAGCAACAACGAAGAGACTGGAAGCGTTCGATATGAGGACATATAGAAGAATTCTTAAGATATCATGGATGGacaaaatatcaaatgtcaaaatacTCCAAAAACTTAATAGAGAGAGGAAATAATGTGCACAGTGAAAAGAAGAAAATTAGAATCTTTCGGCCACATCACaagaaatgaaacaaaatataaCCTGTTAAAATGCATTTTGCAGGGAAAGTGAATGGTAAAAGAGGCGTcggaagaagaatatcttggctcaaGAACTTGAGGACCTGGTTTGCGACATCCACTACAGGGCTTTTCAAGAGAATGATTGcaaacattcgtaacggataggcaacAGAAGAAGAAGTCACTTATCTAATTTAGACCTATTGACTACTTACTATACATAGAGTGCggttacaatttttaaaatactaatttTTATAAACACATTGTTGTAGTATATCCAAAGTCAACTGAACCGCGTAAGAAACTGATAACTTTAAGATAACACATCTCAGGAGGTGCAGTTAAAACCTCTCTAATTATCTTGTTTCCACACCACACCACCCATGAGGTAAAGTTATCGgtgcgttttatttttatgtggTGTCCCTAATAGGCCTAATCCACAATGCAATATTCATTCAGAGTCTGTTTCTGACTAAGAAGACGAATCAAAATGAGATTGTATTACTATAAAAGTAATAAGTTTTTTCACAACACTGGTAAATGCGACTgattcaattaattttaaaagcCCGTATGTACCTCGTCTATCTATCTAGGAAAGCTCGAAACAATATGGATGATAAAGGCATAATTTACAAGAGAGTCAGTCAGCCGACGAATAattacatacgcggcagaaacacgacctgatacagagaggacataaagaatgctagaaacagcagagataaaaacctTTAGAAAAATCGATATTAAGACATTATAGGTTAGGGCTAGAAGTGCAGATATACGACGGATATGCAACGTGGACAACATTAATAACTGGATAAAAAATAGGTAGAATGGAACGACTACATAAACTGAATGACAAAATGGTATGACTGAATGATAAATAGAGTAGTAAGGACGGCGAGAGACGGTTACCCAAGAGGAAGACGATCAGTGTGAAAACTACGAGAACGATGGAAtgactggaggcacattgaaaaaacaGACAGTTAAgtctacaaaaaagaagaagatgtataCCTCATAATTTTGCAAATCATCTTACTCCATTGATTCTGCAGAACTGTCTGAATCATTTGATCCTAAATGTATTATCACAGGCTCAACAACATCCAACCTCCACATATCGGCTTCTACTTTAATAACATGACTTATCGCATTCTTCCAATCGGTTGAATGTATATTGTCCAAACTGGCTTGCAAGAGGCGCTGGACATCACTAATTTTAAAAGTGACATTTTCCCGACCTACATATCCTTTTATTTGTGCCCAAATTAATTCTATTGggtttaattcgcaatgataaggtggtagtcTTAAGACGGTAATGCCATGAACTCTAGCCATTTTATCTATTACATGTTGACGATATGTACCACGATGTTGTCTAATAATAGTCATTAGCTCCATTTTAACGATATCGCCGTATGGAATGGATTTTTCCCTTAGCCAATTTTGTAAAACTGCTTTTTTGTCACTCATAGTAGGAATTCGTGCAACAAGTCGGCTATGGTACGATGCATTGTCTAGTACTACCACTGAATTAGGTTCGATATGCTGAAGAACGTTTTCGAACCATTTTTCAAAGCATGCAGcgttcatgtcctcatgatagtCGCCAGTTTTCTTTGATACAAAAACGAGAGCACTGTTTTGCAGAAAACCTGTATCGCTACCGATATGAGCTACAATAAGACGCTGACCTTTGCCTGATGGTGCTCGTAACCCTGTTGAtaagccttctataaatgcttgtCGAGGAGTTTTTACAGTTGTATCATGTCAAATTTTGGAAATTATGCCCGGCGTTAATCCAAATTTCATCaagataataaatttttcttttataagcACAATAATCCCTAATAGTGCGCAGATATCTTCGTCGCCATGATACTATTTCCTCTTTATCTATTAGAATCGATTGCCGAGACCGTTTCATATACCGAAAATTTAGCTTATGTAAAACTGTTCTTAGGGTTTCACGACTCATTGAAGGAATCATATCGTTTTCCAGTAACTTGGCCCTTACTTTTTTGATCGTTGGAGGCTTATTTTCTAAAAAGAATGTATGCACAGTCCTCCGTATTAAATTCATTTGCGTTTCGTTTAAATCGAGAGGTTTTCGTCCACGCTTGCGAGTTTTTGGCGCACATAAAGTTTCTGTGATTTTTACTTCGCGCACAATCCGCTCCACTGTCGAGGCTGACACCCCTGATAAAATCGAACAGAGATCTACAGCTTCCATTGTAGGATGTGTTTTCTTAGGTCCATCATACACTTTTCACACTATTTGTTTCTCAGCTTTTGAGAGTGGTTTGTGCCGATTAGATTTTGTGGTACTTGCGCCAGCAGCTGCATCCATGTTTATTTCTATAAAGACGAAAACATACTCTCATTAATATTGccgaattttattatttattacatgtttTAATTTCTGTATTAAACAATGTCAATGAAATGtcaattaaagtatttttattatcgAATGTTGCTTTATTACCCAGTAAACTTGAACAAAAATTGAAACGacataataaacaatatttcttacCTTAACTTAAATATGACGATAGAAGTTTTTAACAGTATCTGGAccctttttaaaattatttgccgACCccctttctatatatttttcgaaattttcttaattaaaaaaaaattgataatacaATAATTAACTACTGACTTTTCGATTAAAAATCAAGTATTATGTAATCGTTTTGCTTTAttacaatataataattaattcttgattttttttattagacaTCTAAGTCTTACtagttttgtattaaattttacaatGTGTTACTTATCATTTCATGATTTCATTTAAGATAAGAAGTACCTATGGCAAATCAATAAATCTAAATTTCACAGCTAACTGTTTAATGTACTCACCTCTAAATAacgaaatatatttaaatatatttaacaataataatagaaTTCTATATCTACGAGTTTCCAGTGGAAACTTTCCACTATTCACCATAATATCGTATCAAAAATCACACACGCTCACTGTACAGCACAGTACGCTACTGACACTCGCTAGATTTGCCAATTTGCAATCCCTGCAAATATATTAGTCACCGTCTTCAATATCTTGTCCGAGACTAGTAGCTTCTCTTTCTTCGTGTTTGGAgggaagggtgtttgtggattttaatattggtatccatgtcttgttaattttcagtccttcttctatccgattaaaattatttgggtgcttatatatttccaccgcttcccgatacaaccgtgggtagtactgtgaagttttgtctagcatctgcgtttcttcaaatagtattcgatgttcttcGCTTCataaagcgtgttcggcaacggcagatttgtcgatatgtcctaaacgacaatggcttttatgctcatttatccttgtgtttgtgtgtcttttcgtggttcccacataCACCATTCCACACACAGATACaaccgatcttaaacagtccttgattttctttgtaggcttgaaaatggtctttacgTTGGCTTTTTTAAGTAtgcgcccaattctgtccgttacccccgatatataggacaagaacgctttgcctttacattctgtttcttcgtcctttcttctagagATGTTCTTTCTTCTAGAGatgagggcgaagagaatttgtgaaccacagcatctccaaagtgaacttcttcagATTGAAAAAGCGCTCAGATAGAAGCGCTATGTATCAGATGTATTTATTCATTTTAAAGACCATTTcattcactcgatcatgtgtttcgctcccaaaacacacactggagatcgaaaatcagggtttacaaaactattatcaggccaatagtatgttatgcatacatatgcgagacatgggtgatgacagaagagacaaaaagaaaactggaattcttcgaaagaaaagtcctaagaaagatatttggacctattaacgaaaacggaatatggagatccaggtataaccatgaactctaccaactgttcaaagagacaccgatctcataattcgttaaacttcagagacttcgctgggctggtcatgtagtaagaatggagacagaaagattgccaaaaagagccctagatagtaaaatgcagggcgcaagaccaaaaggaaggccacggaaaagaagGAGGATGAAGTGCTGGAggatttgctagacgtgagaacctggagaagatcggcgcgggaccgacagggttggaggcatagtttggaggaggccaaggcccgatttggggaGAGAGAGAAAGAAGTTTATTGCAGGCGGCAGTTACGTTTATTGAGGGGccgtttaaaaatgtatttatttatagtctcgaccgggccaaaaacgtaaaaaaaaacacgtttttggatcttattttctctcgttataaccaaatttgcctcgctatagagggttatagttcaatagaattTTCAcaggacatctaatgtatctcgttataagcgaaacctcgtaataaccgtgttcgttatagagggagtatactctAGTATACTTCCcatatacagatatatatatatatatatatatatatatatatatatacaatattataatacaaaataaacataacgaaacaaaaagaagaacaaaaTGAGTTCTCCCAAAAAATCACTCcctatgttaaaaaaatataacgaaatcacaaaatcaaaccaaaaaaaagataaatataaactataaaagaaaaaaaattaattacattttttagtACACATTCACTACTAACTCGACCTATAATTGTAGATATGTGAATACAAGTTACAAAATAGTATGGTCAATTAGGcaattacataataataataataaaaaataaataactacaaTTTAAGttgaaaatacattttaatttgacTCCTACTTTGTATTCGTCAAGTATTTATTATATCCGAGAACAATTttcaaaatagaaatttaaacgtcaaattaaacatattttcaactgcAATTGTGATCAATTCCcattaaaaatagttaatatcACTAATTTTTTATTCCACTGATAGTTGGCCTTAACGTGAAACTCTCCTGCTTAATATTGGCTTGAGATAGGCAACGATGTTGGAAATTAGTTTTGAGCTTCGCAATCCACAAATTAGTCTACTATTTTCGAAGTTTAAAGGGTTATTAAAATTAGGAAATACCTTAAAAGCGCTCCATAAAAGGAATTGTACAAATCTGCTGATAAATTAACAGTAACATATAGCCAGATAATGTTTATATCGACCTTCATCTTCTAAtatcatttaaaacaaaaacaactaaTAGGTGTTGatttactataattttattattttttgtttcaggttcAAAATAGCAGCCGTGCGCAAATCACTGTCTGAATACATATAAATGGAGTTTTGGTTATTAAGACGTGCAGACATAATCGAGTTTGATTTTATGCTTACTACTAAAGTCTTTCTGAAGAAGATGtaattttaagtttgtattttttatggaTTTGAAGAATCAATAAATATACTGGTGTATCGGATCAACGATTAATTGAATGTAGAATATAAGAAATGATAGCAGAATTAAAGCAGAAATAGCCGCTTGtgtttagaaaaaataaagagATAACAGCGAATAGCATTCAAAATCTGGGTCTATtgtataaatatattgttaatattaaatgttgtttattatggtGTTTTATCAAGTTTTGTTCAAACAGTTAAAGTCATAGATATGCTATAAGTTTATTTGTAATAATCAGTACGTTTGTGTCGgctttatgttttaaaaaaatcgatttatacTTATACAATAAGGAATAGAGAAATAAGTAAAATTCGAACGACGCCGCTAGTACTTACGAAAagatatttattgtattttatgaaGTGGTAAATGGTAGATCATCGTCAAGGATTTTCAACACCAATGACGACCAATATTTGTTATAATAATCATAGTTTAACATTGACTTCAAATTTGAAAAGTCAATTTATGCTTATTATAAAACAAGAAATTGGAAGCACGTTATAGTCTTCATCGGAGATGAAAAGGACGAAAGTTACTTCATAAGTTAGGCAGTATCAAAAATTGGCTATAATTTGACAGAAAAGTTTATATTTTGAACGAATGTTGGTCACAATATACTTATACCAACCCTTCTAGTTTCTGTAGTATATAAAAGCAAATGCCGAATAACTTGGTTCCAGCATTATTAACACACATTTTACAGTGTGCCATGGTAATACCGCACATGTTAGGACAGTTCTATATGTTACAAAGTTTATTTGTAATAATCATTACGTTAGCGTCgacttaaaatttaaaacaagcgATTTATGGTTATAGAATAAGGAGTAAAGAAgtgaaatttaatatttatttttatggcCTGAAAACTGATAGATCAGTATTAAAGATTTTCAACACCAATGACGACGTCCTGTACatagtatatttatttataataatcatTAGGTTAGCATTGACTTCAAATTAGAAAAGTCAATTTatgattattataaaacaag includes these proteins:
- the LOC140450984 gene encoding uncharacterized protein, translated to MPHPPLTVRPVNKSIGETARKRVKAPEKWKRRLRAPSGKGQRLIVAHIGSDTGFLQNSALVFVSKKTGDYHEDMNAACFEKWFENVLQHIEPNSVVVLDNASYHSRLVARIPTMSDKKAVLQNWLREKSIPYGDIVKMELMTIIRQHRGTYRQHVIDKMARVHGITVLRLPPYHCELNPIELIWAQIKGYVGRENVTFKISDVQRLLQASLDNIHSTDWKNAISHVIKVEADMWRLDVVEPVIIHLGSNDSDSSAESME